In Elaeis guineensis isolate ETL-2024a chromosome 1, EG11, whole genome shotgun sequence, a genomic segment contains:
- the LOC105039797 gene encoding nodulin homeobox isoform X1 has protein sequence MINVREESSSSKDQIIDLILAIRELNGLNSRELNKLLKESENFTIQCKTENGYLRQIDMEKLASSLPLHLIAVLLSPERDMHMGHVLRGVRLLHTLSDLAIRHARLEQILLEDVKLSEQILDLVFYMLIGLAHRKQAKHIESSTLLHPVLVACSLHLLTGYFSSQWHELVLILNAHPKVDICIDAAFAAVHEDIKILHSELSELNNEVLCNKSSLPAAERTAHYICQQTEASLQFLLSLCQQKMIRDRVLKHKGLCKNGGILSLAHMILKLNVPHCFKESFDIVATVSRLKTKILSILLQLCEAENISYLDEVAGSQKTMHLAKSVALEFLNLLKSASRREAKQLGDSHDKSSRMGLVLLNALCLADIFSDDSNFRSFFMTNTIPVLAEILAIPHDEFLSSWCSVNIPIIEEDANLEYDPFTAAGVALSTLNNSCESVRSAPILLTETNYACPSSFSGMPSVAYAQQRTSYLVKIIANLHVFVPNICEEEEKDLFLNKFHKYMLMEILQLSKYPSSSCVQKATTICKNLSSLSDYARSLTPNLLNDEDVHLLSIFSDQLQRSIEPHIGNNLVQALLLKDEGTSDNKDGYPTQQSSLNWTQVSNFYINKCQKDTQNNGRTASSLTRKVDASAQEEAPVFNINDVNAKGRTPEGSLQELDQLNVTSNQIENFETKEHAKESGSQEDEKAESVQGEEKQPRKRKRNIMNEKQIFLIEKALLEEPEMQRNAPSLQSWAEKLSCPGSEITSSQLKNWLNNRKARLARAAREARAPSEGETIYPDKSSGASISHSYDSPESAGEEFYVPPTKGSSHLSIPRSSGMMTRASSTEDNDMMIPPPDFVNGVQQNRPSARSVSFETGQFVMLVDLEGKEVGEGKVFQVEGRWHGKNLDDGSLCIVDVTELKTDRWKEVQHPSEAAGRTFEEAAARNGGVIRVAWDVIRIVSLSR, from the exons ATGATAAATGTCCGGGAGGAATCCTCCTCCAGCAAGGATCAG ATCATTGACTTAATCTTAGCCATTAGAGAGTTAAATGGACTAAATTCTAGAGAGCTCAACAAATTGTTGAAAGAATCTGAGAATTTCACCATTCAATGCAAAACAGAAAATGGATATCTGAGACAG ATTGATATGGAAAAACTTGCATCTTCGCTCCCTCTGCACCTTATTGCTGTACTTTTGTCACCTGAGAGGGATATGCACATGGGACATGTGCTTCGTGGTGTTCGGCTTTTGCACACTTTGTCTGATCTGGCAATTCGCCATGCTAGACTTGAGCAG ATTCTGCTTGAAGATGTAAAGCTGTCTGAACAAATACTGGATCTGGTATTCTACATGTTAATTGGTCTTGCACATCGTAAGCAG gcTAAACATATTGAAAGTTCCACCCTTCTGCACCCGGTGCTTGTTGCCTGCAGTCTTCATCTTTTGACAGGTTATTTTTCATCCCAGTGGCATGAACTTGTGCTTATTCTGAATGCACATCCCAAG GTTGATATATGTATTGATGCAGCTTTTGCTGCTGTGCATGAAGACATTAAGATATTACACAGCGAGCTATCTGAATTAAACAATGAGGTTCTATGCAACAAATCCAGTCTCCCTGCTGCTGAAAGAACAGCCCATTATATTTGTCAACAGACAGAGGCTTCATTGCAGTTTCTTTTATCCTTGTGCCAGCAAAAGATGATCCGTGACCGTGTCCTTAAACACAAG GGACTATGTAAAAATGGGGGCATCCTTTCACTGGCTCATATGATTCTAAAGTTAAATGTTCCACATTGTTTTAAGGAGTCTTTTGACATAGTGGCTACTGTATCCAGGCTGAAGACAAAAATTCTATCTATT TTGCTGCAGCTATGTGAAGCAGAGAATATTTCTTACCTTGATGAGGTTGCTGGTTCCCAAAAGACCATGCATCTGGCAAAATCTGTTGCATTAGAA TTCCTTAATTTGCTGAAGAGTGCATCCAGACGAGAAGCCAAACAACTTGGCGATTCTCATGACAAGAGTAGCCGGATGGGACTTGTGCTTCTTAATGCATTGTGTCTAGCTGATATATTTTCTGATGATTCAAATTTCCGGTCTTTCTTTATGACTAATACA ATTCCAGTTCTTGCCGAAATTTTAGCGATTCCTCATGATGAGTTCCTATCAAGTTGGTGCTCTGTCAATATACCAATAATAGAGGAAGATGCTAATCTTGAGTATGACCCATTTACTGCAGCTGGTGTGGCATTATCGACTCTAAATAATAGCTGTGAGAGTGTTCGATCAGCACCTATTCTGCTGACTGAAACTAATTACGCATGCCCAAGCAGTTTTAGTGGCATGCCTTCAGTTGCATATGCACAGCAAAGAACATCATACTTGGTCAAAATAATAGCAAATCTGCACGTTTTTGTTCCTAATATATGTGAAG AAGAAGAAAAGGATTTATTCCTCAACAAATTTCACAAGTATATGCTTATGGAGATCCTTCAGTTATCCAAATACCCCTCAAGTTCTTGTGTACAGAAGGCTACGACAATTTGTAAAAACTTAA GTTCTTTATCTGACTATGCAAGATCTTTGACTCCCAACCTATTGAACGATGAGGATGTGCACCTTTTAAG TATATTCTCTGATCAACTCCAAAGATCAATTGAACCACATATTGGAAACAATTTGGTTCAG GCACTGCTTCTCAAAGATGAAGGTACATCAGACAACAAAGATGGATATCCAACACAGCAGTCTTCACTTAATTGGACTCAGGTTTCAAATTTCTATATCAACAAATGCCAGAAG GATACTCAAAATAACGGGAGGACTGCATCGTCTCTAACAAGAAAAGTAGATGCAAGTGCTCAAGAAGAGGCTCCAGTCTTCAATATTAATGATGTTAATGCAAAAGGGAGAACTCCAGAAGGTTCCCTCCAAGAGCTAGACCAGCTTAATGTTACAAGTAATCAGATTGAGAACTTTGAAACAAAAG AGCATGCAAAAGAAAGTGGCTCCCAGGAAGATGAGAAAGCAGAGAGTGTCCAGGGAGAAGAAAAGCAACCAAGAAAGAGAAAGCGAAATATTATGAATGAGAAACAGATCTTTTTAATTGAGAAGGCCCTCCTGGAGGAACCTGAAATGCAGAGAAATGCACCTTCGTTGCAGTCATGGGCAGAAAAGCTGAGCTGTCCG GGCTCAGAAATTACATCGTCTCAGCTAAAGAACTG GCTAAACAATAGGAAAGCGAGACTTGCTCGTGCTGCCAGGGAAGCCCGAGCTCCATCTGAAGGGGAAACCATCTATCCTGATAAGTCCAGTGGGGCCAGCATATCCCATTCCTATGACTCCCCGGAGAGTGCTGGTGAAGAATTCTACGTTCCACCCACCAAAGGAAGCAGTCACCTATCCATTCCCAGATCTAGCGGCATGATGACAAGAGCATCAAGCACTGAGGATAATGACATGATGATCCCTCCTCCAGATTTTGTTAATGGAGTTCAGCAAAACCGCCCTTCCGCAAGATCTGTCTCATTTGAAACCGGGCAGTTTGTTATGTTGGTAGATTTAGAAGGGAAGGAAGTTGGGGAAGGTAAGGTGTTTCAGGTAGAAGGTAGATGGCATGGGAAGAACTTGGACGATGGCAGCTTGTGCATTGTGGATGTCACAGAGCTCAAGACTGATAGATGGAAAGAGGTTCAACACCCTTCAGAAGCTGCTGGAAGGACATTTGAGGAGGCTGCTGCAAGGAATGGTGGTGTTATTAGGGTAGCATGGGATGTCATCAGAATTGTTTCGTTGTCTCGATAA
- the LOC105039796 gene encoding uncharacterized protein isoform X3, with product MANMVPLKDIAPAATNTVNTQFILLEKGSITQDGKERTCLTLVADEAASVHFQMWGSECEAFEPGDIIRLSNGIFSYHKNNLVLRAGKKGKAEKVGEFTMLFVETPNMSEIRWARDPHNPKKFLQEAVISPHSRIFPPSQ from the coding sequence ATGGCAAACATGGTGCCCCTTAAAGACATCGCCCCTGCAGCCACCAACACTGTGAACACACAATTTATACTGCTGGAGAAGGGCAGCATAACCCAAGATGGGAAAGAGAGAACATGCTTGACATTAGTTGCTGATGAAGCTGCTTCAGTTCACTTCCAGATGTGGGGAAGTGAGTGTGAGGCCTTCGAGCCTGGGGACATCATCCGTCTCAGTAATGGTATATTCTCTTATCACAAGAACAATCTGGTGCTCAGGGCAGGCAAGAAAGGGAAGGCTGAGAAGGTTGGAGAGTTCACCATGTTATTTGTTGAGACACCTAATATGAGTGAGATCCGTTGGGCACGCGATCCCCATAATCCTAAGAAGTTTCTGCAGGAAGCTGTCATCTCGCCTCACTCCCGGATTTTTCCACCGTCACAGTGA
- the LOC105039799 gene encoding NADH dehydrogenase [ubiquinone] 1 alpha subcomplex subunit 8-B, protein MASAVDAVGNPIPTSAVLMASSKHIGARCRSENAAFLSCKKKDPNPEKCLDQGREVTHCVLNLLKGLHQRCSKEMDAYAGCMYYNTNEFDLCRKEQQEFERACRWSE, encoded by the exons ATGGCGAGTGCGGTGGATGCTGTGGGGAATCCTATCCCGACGTCGGCGGTGCTGATGGCGTCGTCGAAGCACATCGGGGCGCGGTGCCGGTCGGAGAACGCGGCCTTCCTCAGCTGCAAGAAGAAGGACCCCAACCCGGAGAAATGCCTCGATCAGGGCCGGGAGGTCACTCATTGCGTCCTTAATCT GCTGAAAGGGCTTCACCAGAGATGCTCAAAGGAAATGGATGCTTATGCTGGTTGTATGTACTACAATACCAATGAGTTCGACTTGTGCCGAAAGGAGCAACAAGAATTTGAGAGGGCGTGCCGGTGGTCTGAGTAG
- the LOC105039797 gene encoding nodulin homeobox isoform X2 produces the protein MILLEDVKLSEQILDLVFYMLIGLAHRKQAKHIESSTLLHPVLVACSLHLLTGYFSSQWHELVLILNAHPKVDICIDAAFAAVHEDIKILHSELSELNNEVLCNKSSLPAAERTAHYICQQTEASLQFLLSLCQQKMIRDRVLKHKGLCKNGGILSLAHMILKLNVPHCFKESFDIVATVSRLKTKILSILLQLCEAENISYLDEVAGSQKTMHLAKSVALEFLNLLKSASRREAKQLGDSHDKSSRMGLVLLNALCLADIFSDDSNFRSFFMTNTIPVLAEILAIPHDEFLSSWCSVNIPIIEEDANLEYDPFTAAGVALSTLNNSCESVRSAPILLTETNYACPSSFSGMPSVAYAQQRTSYLVKIIANLHVFVPNICEEEEKDLFLNKFHKYMLMEILQLSKYPSSSCVQKATTICKNLSSLSDYARSLTPNLLNDEDVHLLSIFSDQLQRSIEPHIGNNLVQALLLKDEGTSDNKDGYPTQQSSLNWTQVSNFYINKCQKDTQNNGRTASSLTRKVDASAQEEAPVFNINDVNAKGRTPEGSLQELDQLNVTSNQIENFETKEHAKESGSQEDEKAESVQGEEKQPRKRKRNIMNEKQIFLIEKALLEEPEMQRNAPSLQSWAEKLSCPGSEITSSQLKNWLNNRKARLARAAREARAPSEGETIYPDKSSGASISHSYDSPESAGEEFYVPPTKGSSHLSIPRSSGMMTRASSTEDNDMMIPPPDFVNGVQQNRPSARSVSFETGQFVMLVDLEGKEVGEGKVFQVEGRWHGKNLDDGSLCIVDVTELKTDRWKEVQHPSEAAGRTFEEAAARNGGVIRVAWDVIRIVSLSR, from the exons ATG ATTCTGCTTGAAGATGTAAAGCTGTCTGAACAAATACTGGATCTGGTATTCTACATGTTAATTGGTCTTGCACATCGTAAGCAG gcTAAACATATTGAAAGTTCCACCCTTCTGCACCCGGTGCTTGTTGCCTGCAGTCTTCATCTTTTGACAGGTTATTTTTCATCCCAGTGGCATGAACTTGTGCTTATTCTGAATGCACATCCCAAG GTTGATATATGTATTGATGCAGCTTTTGCTGCTGTGCATGAAGACATTAAGATATTACACAGCGAGCTATCTGAATTAAACAATGAGGTTCTATGCAACAAATCCAGTCTCCCTGCTGCTGAAAGAACAGCCCATTATATTTGTCAACAGACAGAGGCTTCATTGCAGTTTCTTTTATCCTTGTGCCAGCAAAAGATGATCCGTGACCGTGTCCTTAAACACAAG GGACTATGTAAAAATGGGGGCATCCTTTCACTGGCTCATATGATTCTAAAGTTAAATGTTCCACATTGTTTTAAGGAGTCTTTTGACATAGTGGCTACTGTATCCAGGCTGAAGACAAAAATTCTATCTATT TTGCTGCAGCTATGTGAAGCAGAGAATATTTCTTACCTTGATGAGGTTGCTGGTTCCCAAAAGACCATGCATCTGGCAAAATCTGTTGCATTAGAA TTCCTTAATTTGCTGAAGAGTGCATCCAGACGAGAAGCCAAACAACTTGGCGATTCTCATGACAAGAGTAGCCGGATGGGACTTGTGCTTCTTAATGCATTGTGTCTAGCTGATATATTTTCTGATGATTCAAATTTCCGGTCTTTCTTTATGACTAATACA ATTCCAGTTCTTGCCGAAATTTTAGCGATTCCTCATGATGAGTTCCTATCAAGTTGGTGCTCTGTCAATATACCAATAATAGAGGAAGATGCTAATCTTGAGTATGACCCATTTACTGCAGCTGGTGTGGCATTATCGACTCTAAATAATAGCTGTGAGAGTGTTCGATCAGCACCTATTCTGCTGACTGAAACTAATTACGCATGCCCAAGCAGTTTTAGTGGCATGCCTTCAGTTGCATATGCACAGCAAAGAACATCATACTTGGTCAAAATAATAGCAAATCTGCACGTTTTTGTTCCTAATATATGTGAAG AAGAAGAAAAGGATTTATTCCTCAACAAATTTCACAAGTATATGCTTATGGAGATCCTTCAGTTATCCAAATACCCCTCAAGTTCTTGTGTACAGAAGGCTACGACAATTTGTAAAAACTTAA GTTCTTTATCTGACTATGCAAGATCTTTGACTCCCAACCTATTGAACGATGAGGATGTGCACCTTTTAAG TATATTCTCTGATCAACTCCAAAGATCAATTGAACCACATATTGGAAACAATTTGGTTCAG GCACTGCTTCTCAAAGATGAAGGTACATCAGACAACAAAGATGGATATCCAACACAGCAGTCTTCACTTAATTGGACTCAGGTTTCAAATTTCTATATCAACAAATGCCAGAAG GATACTCAAAATAACGGGAGGACTGCATCGTCTCTAACAAGAAAAGTAGATGCAAGTGCTCAAGAAGAGGCTCCAGTCTTCAATATTAATGATGTTAATGCAAAAGGGAGAACTCCAGAAGGTTCCCTCCAAGAGCTAGACCAGCTTAATGTTACAAGTAATCAGATTGAGAACTTTGAAACAAAAG AGCATGCAAAAGAAAGTGGCTCCCAGGAAGATGAGAAAGCAGAGAGTGTCCAGGGAGAAGAAAAGCAACCAAGAAAGAGAAAGCGAAATATTATGAATGAGAAACAGATCTTTTTAATTGAGAAGGCCCTCCTGGAGGAACCTGAAATGCAGAGAAATGCACCTTCGTTGCAGTCATGGGCAGAAAAGCTGAGCTGTCCG GGCTCAGAAATTACATCGTCTCAGCTAAAGAACTG GCTAAACAATAGGAAAGCGAGACTTGCTCGTGCTGCCAGGGAAGCCCGAGCTCCATCTGAAGGGGAAACCATCTATCCTGATAAGTCCAGTGGGGCCAGCATATCCCATTCCTATGACTCCCCGGAGAGTGCTGGTGAAGAATTCTACGTTCCACCCACCAAAGGAAGCAGTCACCTATCCATTCCCAGATCTAGCGGCATGATGACAAGAGCATCAAGCACTGAGGATAATGACATGATGATCCCTCCTCCAGATTTTGTTAATGGAGTTCAGCAAAACCGCCCTTCCGCAAGATCTGTCTCATTTGAAACCGGGCAGTTTGTTATGTTGGTAGATTTAGAAGGGAAGGAAGTTGGGGAAGGTAAGGTGTTTCAGGTAGAAGGTAGATGGCATGGGAAGAACTTGGACGATGGCAGCTTGTGCATTGTGGATGTCACAGAGCTCAAGACTGATAGATGGAAAGAGGTTCAACACCCTTCAGAAGCTGCTGGAAGGACATTTGAGGAGGCTGCTGCAAGGAATGGTGGTGTTATTAGGGTAGCATGGGATGTCATCAGAATTGTTTCGTTGTCTCGATAA
- the LOC105039796 gene encoding uncharacterized protein isoform X1 — protein MLDIKDMSDADRLFNFLSVLQPWAQLELRRQGVKDLPAALAAADVLVDLRISKPSNGPSTSKPKFKDAEEKRTKDADKGKAKVEGSHQRKNQANPHPGCFICNGPYLARNYPNKGKISVIIVEEARDDDSDSEATHQVAPLQLLGASQVEKAKEHPKLMFVCMRVNGHQLSVMVDTGTTHSFVAERIVPTRGLSVVKHSSRIKAVNSQAQAVRDIAFDV, from the coding sequence ATGTTGGACATCAAGGATATGTCCGATGCAGACAGGCTATTTAATTTTCTGTCTGTCCTCCAACCATGGGCGCAATTGGAGTTGCGACGGCAAGGTGTCAAAGACTTACCTGCTGCATTGGCTGCCGCTGATGTCTTGGTGGATTTGCGAATCAGTAAACCCAGCAATGGGCCTTCAACAAGCAAGCCAAAGTTCAAAGATGCTGAGGAGAAGCGGACCAAGGATGCTGATAAAGGGAAGGCGAAGGTGGAGGGTTCCCACCAAAGGAAGAATCAAGCCAACCCTCATCCTGGTTGCTTCATCTGCAATGGTCCTTATCTTGCCCGAAATTATCCCAACAAGGGCAAAATAAGTGTCATTATTGTCGAAGAAGCCCGTGATGATGACTCTGATTCAGAGGCTACACATCAAGTTGCACCATTGCAATTGCTTGGAGCAAGTCAGGTGGAGAAAGCCAAGGAACACCCCAAACTGATGTTCGTGTGTATGAGAGTCAATGGACATCAGCTTTCAGTCATGGTGGACACTGGTACCACTCACAGTTTTGTGGCTGAAAGGATCGTACCCACTCGAGGCTTGAGTGTGGTGAAGCACTCGAGCCGTATCAAGGCAGTCAATTCTCAAGCCCAGGCCGTGAGGGACATAGCCTTTGACGTCTAA
- the LOC105039796 gene encoding uncharacterized protein isoform X2, protein MRALFLSPPSSNPRSVTRNTEFKIIVCRILFDVERLGSSIMANMVPLKDIAPAATNTVNTQFILLEKGSITQDGKERTCLTLVADEAASVHFQMWGSECEAFEPGDIIRLSNGIFSYHKNNLVLRAGKKGKAEKVGEFTMLFVETPNMSEIRWARDPHNPKKFLQEAVISPHSRIFPPSQ, encoded by the exons ATGcgtgctctctttctctctcctccctcttccAATCCTCGTAGCGTAACAAGGAACACTGAATTTAAGATCATCGTTTGTCGAATTCTCTTTGATGTCGAACGATTAG GTTCCTCCATTATGGCAAACATGGTGCCCCTTAAAGACATCGCCCCTGCAGCCACCAACACTGTGAACACACAATTTATACTGCTGGAGAAGGGCAGCATAACCCAAGATGGGAAAGAGAGAACATGCTTGACATTAGTTGCTGATGAAGCTGCTTCAGTTCACTTCCAGATGTGGGGAAGTGAGTGTGAGGCCTTCGAGCCTGGGGACATCATCCGTCTCAGTAATGGTATATTCTCTTATCACAAGAACAATCTGGTGCTCAGGGCAGGCAAGAAAGGGAAGGCTGAGAAGGTTGGAGAGTTCACCATGTTATTTGTTGAGACACCTAATATGAGTGAGATCCGTTGGGCACGCGATCCCCATAATCCTAAGAAGTTTCTGCAGGAAGCTGTCATCTCGCCTCACTCCCGGATTTTTCCACCGTCACAGTGA